The Nitrosospira lacus genome window below encodes:
- a CDS encoding copper resistance CopC family protein has protein sequence MESWMASALKRIMAGSMLIMAMASLHSAPALAHAMLVKAEPPRRAVLTVTPGQVRLWFNEEIEKDYAALTVLNAGKTPVTDAKPTIAPDDPRAIVLPLPELAAGKYTVKFRVLSVDGHVVDSSYDFTVKSKAQEK, from the coding sequence ATGGAATCATGGATGGCCTCCGCCCTCAAGCGGATCATGGCGGGCAGCATGCTGATCATGGCGATGGCGAGCCTGCACAGCGCGCCCGCCCTGGCGCATGCGATGCTGGTCAAGGCGGAACCGCCGCGCCGCGCGGTGCTCACCGTCACACCGGGGCAGGTACGGCTCTGGTTCAATGAAGAAATCGAAAAGGATTACGCGGCGCTGACCGTACTCAACGCCGGCAAGACCCCTGTCACCGACGCCAAGCCCACGATTGCGCCTGACGACCCCAGAGCCATCGTTCTGCCCCTGCCGGAACTGGCCGCTGGCAAGTACACGGTAAAGTTCCGGGTATTATCGGTGGACGGCCACGTGGTTGACTCGTCCTATGACTTTA